A genomic stretch from Eubacterium sulci ATCC 35585 includes:
- a CDS encoding methionine sulfoxide reductase A (this stereospecific enzymes reduces the S isomer of methionine sulfoxide while MsrB reduces the R form; a fusion protein of this enzyme with MsrB provides protection against oxidative stress in Neisseria gonorrhoeae) — protein MERIYIAGGCLWGVQHFFKSIPGVLNTEAGRANGCTNSLDGEYDGYAECVRVDFDEEVCSVDALMQYLFEIIDPYSINKQGVDEGPKYRTGIYSTLDKHLEEARNFIASRDDCDRIAVEVKPLTNYVRSADEHQDRLEHYPKDYSYCHIPLEVMNKYRI, from the coding sequence ATGGAAAGAATATATATAGCTGGTGGATGCCTTTGGGGCGTACAGCATTTTTTTAAAAGTATACCAGGTGTTTTGAACACAGAGGCCGGAAGGGCAAATGGTTGTACAAACTCTTTAGATGGTGAATACGATGGATATGCAGAGTGCGTAAGAGTGGATTTTGATGAGGAGGTTTGCAGTGTAGACGCTTTGATGCAATATTTATTTGAGATTATTGATCCATATAGCATTAATAAACAGGGTGTAGATGAGGGACCAAAGTATAGGACGGGGATTTATAGTACTTTGGATAAGCATCTTGAGGAAGCTAGGAATTTCATCGCCTCTAGAGATGACTGCGACAGGATAGCTGTTGAGGTTAAGCCTTTGACTAATTATGTAAGGAGTGCTGATGAGCATCAGGATAGACTAGAGCACTATCCGAAGGATTATAGTTACTGCCATATTCCACTTGAGGTTATGAATAAGTACCGGATATAA
- a CDS encoding CAAX protease, with translation MERKPFDKKKILFLLFPIALWIANEYLTNIFYIIPKMLLTYLPLSDDFVNRSASFIDASISISLIIVYLILYKLMFREKLEPEVRLSKPQSTLFTIIISFGVGGVSTIWLELFEYISRHFQSLNDQVQNFSTLYDDMEQSPYLWTLLAIAIVGPIVEEIMFRGLIYRSLEKAIETPWIPIVISGVMFGAWHGSFIQGVYTAILGIILAYYYKKTRSLFLVIMVHIINNFLSTLPPAWDTDFSYSLILGISYLCMGPMIAIFVYIHRKSKKQVENTVI, from the coding sequence TTGGAAAGAAAACCATTTGACAAGAAAAAAATCCTCTTTTTGCTTTTTCCAATCGCACTCTGGATAGCAAATGAGTATCTAACTAATATATTTTATATAATCCCTAAAATGCTATTAACTTACCTTCCACTTAGTGATGACTTTGTAAATAGAAGCGCAAGCTTTATTGACGCTAGCATTTCAATATCACTAATTATAGTTTATCTAATACTCTACAAGCTTATGTTTAGAGAAAAGCTTGAACCAGAGGTACGGCTATCAAAGCCACAATCGACCTTATTCACCATTATTATTTCATTTGGTGTTGGTGGAGTTTCAACAATTTGGCTTGAATTATTTGAGTATATATCTAGACATTTCCAATCGTTAAACGATCAAGTACAAAACTTCTCAACTCTCTACGATGATATGGAACAAAGTCCATATCTATGGACACTTCTAGCAATTGCCATTGTAGGACCTATTGTTGAAGAGATAATGTTTAGAGGGCTTATATATAGAAGTTTAGAAAAGGCTATTGAAACACCTTGGATTCCAATCGTGATATCAGGCGTGATGTTCGGTGCATGGCATGGTAGTTTCATTCAAGGGGTCTACACCGCAATTCTAGGAATTATACTCGCCTACTACTACAAGAAGACAAGGTCGCTATTCCTGGTAATCATGGTACACATAATTAACAACTTCCTAAGCACCTTGCCTCCAGCATGGGATACTGACTTTAGCTATTCGCTAATCCTAGGAATTTCATACCTATGCATGGGACCAATGATTGCAATATTTGTATATATACATCGCAAAAGTAAAAAACAAGTAGAAAACACCGTTATATAA
- a CDS encoding Cro/Cl family transcriptional regulator translates to MRNRIKELRKEHRLSQMDLADIVGTTRQTITSIEVGKYTASLPLAYKIARYFGLKIEDVFDFTDIDEEV, encoded by the coding sequence ATGAGAAATAGAATTAAGGAACTGCGTAAGGAGCATAGACTCTCGCAGATGGACCTTGCTGATATCGTTGGAACAACTAGACAAACTATAACATCAATAGAGGTGGGAAAGTATACGGCATCACTACCGCTAGCATATAAGATAGCTAGGTATTTTGGGCTAAAGATAGAAGATGTATTCGATTTTACAGATATAGACGAGGAGGTCTAA
- a CDS encoding phosphotyrosine protein phosphatase yields MTKILFICHGNICRSPMAEFIFKKMIAEAGLENEYIVDSAATSTEEIWNGVGNLVYPPAREKLKEHGISCDGKRARQITKEDASKYDLLIAMDTRNLKNMEKVFGNEAKHKTHLLLEYTGDARSISDPWYSNDFDTAYNEIEQGCKALFESLER; encoded by the coding sequence ATGACTAAAATCCTATTCATCTGCCACGGCAATATCTGCCGCTCACCAATGGCAGAGTTCATATTTAAGAAAATGATTGCTGAAGCTGGGCTTGAAAATGAATATATAGTAGATTCAGCAGCGACAAGCACTGAGGAAATCTGGAATGGAGTTGGCAATCTAGTGTATCCGCCAGCACGAGAAAAATTAAAGGAACACGGAATATCGTGCGATGGTAAGAGAGCTCGCCAGATAACAAAGGAAGATGCATCAAAGTATGACCTTCTAATAGCAATGGACACGCGTAATCTAAAGAACATGGAGAAAGTGTTTGGAAATGAGGCTAAGCACAAGACACATCTTTTGCTAGAGTATACTGGAGATGCAAGAAGCATTTCAGATCCTTGGTATAGCAATGATTTTGATACAGCATATAATGAGATAGAGCAAGGTTGTAAGGCACTCTTTGAGTCGTTAGAAAGATAG
- a CDS encoding colicin E2 tolerance protein CbrC-like protein has protein sequence MNEYLKEYIKLKKNFVEQDEDKASVLALYQFADRLALIEDKDAKEVLVDVYQQLYLMESAFKLFVNICDKNDRKQIKKLANLQNLSQSHGDRFALARPLTDAERNARRERLKDLPFFKYHPDPLETGSFEEGEEKICPCCGNKSKVYYSSFPYCSENVEYICPTCISNGEAARTFDANFVQNAEWHGEPDMEKDDELFHRTPGYMSWQGEYWLSCCDDYCAYMGTVGTRELKAMNIADEVIAEYVQRGAFEDIEEYLVKDGPMCGYLFKCLHCGKYHLWVDAD, from the coding sequence ATGAACGAATATCTAAAGGAATACATAAAGCTTAAGAAAAATTTTGTTGAACAGGATGAAGATAAGGCGAGTGTCTTAGCTCTTTATCAGTTTGCTGATAGGCTTGCTTTGATTGAAGATAAGGACGCAAAGGAAGTGCTTGTTGACGTATATCAGCAGCTTTATTTGATGGAAAGTGCATTTAAGCTTTTCGTAAATATATGTGATAAGAATGATAGAAAGCAGATTAAGAAGCTAGCAAATCTACAGAACCTATCACAAAGTCATGGAGATAGATTTGCATTAGCTAGACCTTTGACAGATGCTGAGAGAAATGCAAGAAGGGAGCGACTAAAGGACCTTCCGTTTTTTAAATATCACCCAGATCCACTTGAGACAGGTTCTTTTGAAGAGGGTGAGGAAAAGATTTGTCCTTGCTGTGGAAATAAAAGTAAGGTCTACTATTCATCATTTCCGTATTGCTCTGAGAATGTGGAGTATATCTGTCCAACATGCATATCAAATGGAGAAGCAGCAAGGACGTTTGATGCAAACTTTGTACAAAATGCTGAGTGGCATGGCGAGCCTGATATGGAAAAGGATGATGAGCTTTTTCATCGTACGCCTGGTTACATGAGCTGGCAGGGTGAGTACTGGCTTTCATGCTGTGATGATTACTGTGCATATATGGGAACAGTTGGAACTCGTGAACTCAAAGCCATGAATATAGCAGATGAGGTAATCGCAGAGTATGTCCAGAGGGGAGCCTTTGAAGATATTGAGGAATATCTTGTCAAAGATGGACCCATGTGTGGCTACCTGTTCAAGTGCCTCCATTGCGGTAAATATCACCTCTGGGTTGATGCAGATTAG
- a CDS encoding cell filamentation protein Fic, with amino-acid sequence MYNYNGLLKLLKQNKLCKSDLTKLLHISSRTIAKISRGEKLSSSVIRKLCDFFHCSEEDLYTIICDNPLLRQLREEKDYKISGGLYHELQIRMTYNSNHMEGSALSEDQTRRIFETNTIDSEESLSVDDIIETINHFRAIDYCIDIADEPLTESSIKHLHYILKSRTKDETLSWFNVGDYKARPNIVGGMETSEPKDVATDMQHLLFSYTEKTHISFEDIVEFHFRFECIHPFQDGNGRVGRLIAFKECLKHNLVPFIIEDKKKSFYYRGLSEYINEPGYLIDTCYDGQETMMKLLEYFKVECSPE; translated from the coding sequence ATGTATAATTACAATGGTTTACTAAAATTATTAAAACAAAATAAGCTATGTAAATCCGATTTAACGAAATTGCTTCATATTTCATCAAGAACTATTGCGAAGATTTCAAGGGGCGAAAAGCTTTCTTCCTCTGTTATACGGAAATTATGTGATTTCTTTCATTGCTCCGAAGAGGATCTTTACACAATTATTTGTGACAATCCCCTTCTCAGACAGCTAAGAGAAGAAAAGGATTATAAGATATCCGGTGGTCTATACCACGAACTTCAAATCCGTATGACCTATAATTCCAATCACATGGAGGGCAGCGCTTTAAGCGAAGACCAAACAAGGCGCATATTCGAAACCAACACTATAGACAGTGAAGAAAGCCTATCTGTAGATGATATAATCGAGACAATCAACCATTTCAGAGCCATTGACTACTGCATTGATATCGCAGATGAACCTTTGACAGAGTCAAGCATCAAACACCTTCACTATATATTAAAAAGTAGAACAAAAGATGAAACACTGTCTTGGTTTAATGTTGGAGATTATAAAGCTCGTCCAAACATTGTAGGTGGTATGGAAACATCAGAACCAAAAGATGTGGCAACTGATATGCAACATCTACTTTTTTCTTATACCGAGAAAACTCACATAAGTTTTGAAGACATCGTAGAATTTCATTTCCGATTTGAATGTATACATCCATTTCAAGACGGAAATGGTCGAGTTGGCAGACTAATTGCGTTCAAAGAGTGCCTTAAACATAATTTAGTCCCTTTTATCATTGAGGACAAAAAGAAGTCCTTTTATTATCGTGGATTAAGTGAATATATAAATGAGCCTGGCTATTTAATTGATACTTGTTATGATGGACAAGAGACAATGATGAAATTACTTGAATACTTTAAAGTGGAGTGTTCTCCTGAATAA
- a CDS encoding carboxypeptidase, with protein sequence MNSNNNYVKTVGIVSLSSGIIGEDSVQHEVKIGIERLKKFGLNVKFMEHSRKGLSYISEHPEKRAEDLINAFKDDSIDMILCAIGGDDTYKLLPYLFDNDELKKVVKQKIFLGFSDTTMNHLMLHKLGIKTFYGQSFFADLCELDECMLPYTEKYFVELIRTGKIKKIEPSDVWYEERKDFGIDAVGTKRVEHHDSGFILLQGSEVFSGEILGGCIESIYDIFDSSYHSDSVEVCQKYQLFPKLDDWKDKILLIETAEGASAPDEYRKMVKALKKSGIFDVLSGVIVGKPIDNLYAEEYKQILIEVIDDPNLPIVFNINIGHATPRAIIPFGVKATVDTDRQVIEFDV encoded by the coding sequence ATGAATTCAAATAATAACTATGTAAAAACTGTAGGAATTGTCAGCTTGTCGTCTGGAATTATTGGTGAAGACTCAGTTCAACATGAAGTCAAAATAGGAATTGAACGTCTAAAAAAGTTTGGACTTAATGTAAAGTTTATGGAACATTCACGTAAGGGACTATCATATATAAGCGAGCATCCTGAAAAAAGAGCTGAGGATCTGATAAATGCATTTAAAGATGATTCGATAGATATGATTTTGTGCGCAATAGGCGGAGATGATACCTATAAACTATTACCATATCTATTTGACAATGATGAATTAAAAAAAGTCGTTAAGCAAAAGATTTTTCTAGGATTCTCAGATACTACGATGAATCACTTGATGCTTCATAAACTAGGTATAAAAACATTTTATGGACAGTCATTCTTTGCAGACTTATGTGAGCTTGATGAATGTATGCTACCATATACGGAAAAATATTTTGTTGAGCTAATTAGAACTGGTAAAATAAAAAAAATAGAGCCAAGCGATGTATGGTATGAAGAACGTAAGGACTTTGGAATAGATGCAGTAGGTACCAAAAGAGTTGAACATCATGATTCTGGGTTTATTTTGCTGCAAGGAAGTGAAGTTTTTAGTGGTGAAATACTAGGAGGTTGTATAGAAAGTATATATGATATCTTCGATTCTAGTTATCATAGTGACTCTGTTGAGGTATGTCAAAAGTATCAGTTGTTTCCAAAACTTGATGATTGGAAAGATAAGATACTTCTTATTGAGACAGCTGAAGGGGCATCAGCTCCAGATGAATATAGAAAGATGGTTAAAGCACTCAAAAAAAGTGGAATATTTGATGTGCTCAGTGGCGTTATTGTAGGTAAGCCTATAGACAATTTATATGCTGAGGAATATAAACAGATTCTTATTGAGGTAATTGATGATCCGAATCTGCCAATTGTATTCAATATCAATATAGGGCATGCAACACCAAGAGCAATCATTCCTTTCGGAGTTAAAGCAACTGTAGATACTGACAGACAAGTAATTGAATTTGATGTATAA
- a CDS encoding S-adenosylmethionine tRNA ribosyltransferase: MHINDFDYELPEELIAQKPQKDRDKCRLMVLRRSDNSIEHRHFFDILEYLKEGDCLLLNDSKVIPARLYGIKEGTGARVEFLLIKRIEGDTWETMVRPGKRLKPGDSVLFSDEEGKKLRAEILDYGEDGTRIVKMEYDGILMERLEEIGSMPLPPYISRPSNDEDKDDYQTVYCHEEGSVAAPTAGLHFTTELLEKAREKGVKIAFVTLHVGIGTFRPVKCETIENHHMHFEEYSVSEETAEIVNQTILSGGRVISVGTTSTRTAESAACFNEKSGKYLLKAGSGSTDIFIYPGYEFKIIESLITNFHLPKSTLMMLVSALYDREHILKAYDEAVREEYRFFSYGDAMFIE; the protein is encoded by the coding sequence ATGCATATAAACGATTTTGATTATGAGCTTCCAGAGGAGCTGATTGCACAAAAGCCACAGAAGGACAGGGACAAATGTCGTCTGATGGTTTTGAGACGAAGCGATAACAGCATAGAGCATAGGCATTTCTTTGATATACTAGAATACCTAAAGGAAGGCGACTGCCTATTGTTAAATGACAGCAAAGTTATTCCAGCAAGGCTTTACGGTATCAAAGAAGGAACTGGTGCAAGAGTTGAGTTCCTTTTGATAAAAAGAATAGAGGGCGATACCTGGGAGACAATGGTAAGACCAGGAAAGAGGCTTAAGCCTGGTGATAGTGTTTTGTTTTCTGATGAGGAAGGCAAGAAACTTAGGGCTGAAATATTGGACTACGGTGAGGATGGTACAAGAATCGTCAAAATGGAGTACGATGGTATTTTGATGGAAAGGCTTGAGGAAATTGGCTCAATGCCACTTCCGCCATATATTTCAAGACCTAGCAACGATGAGGATAAGGATGATTATCAGACTGTTTACTGCCACGAGGAGGGCTCTGTAGCAGCTCCTACGGCGGGACTTCACTTTACGACGGAGCTTTTAGAGAAGGCTAGAGAAAAGGGCGTCAAAATCGCATTTGTGACACTTCATGTAGGTATTGGTACATTTAGACCGGTTAAATGTGAGACTATAGAAAATCATCACATGCATTTTGAGGAGTATTCTGTAAGTGAGGAGACTGCCGAGATTGTTAATCAGACAATTTTGAGCGGTGGAAGAGTTATATCTGTTGGAACGACATCTACAAGAACTGCAGAAAGTGCAGCTTGCTTTAATGAAAAGAGTGGTAAATATCTTCTTAAGGCAGGTTCAGGAAGTACGGATATTTTCATATATCCTGGATATGAGTTTAAGATTATAGAGTCTTTAATTACGAACTTTCATTTACCAAAATCGACTTTGATGATGCTTGTTTCCGCGCTTTATGACCGCGAGCATATTCTGAAGGCATATGACGAGGCAGTTAGGGAAGAGTATAGATTTTTTAGCTATGGCGATGCCATGTTTATAGAATAG
- a CDS encoding Holliday junction resolvase, producing the protein MRIIGIDPGYAIMGWGILDLKGNKFSVVDYGSITTDAGVEAPKRLQHIYAELGAIIAKYQPEEAAIEELFFNNNAKTVILVGEARGIAVLACANAGLEISEYTPLQIKQALVGYGRADKKQVQAMVKAILNLKEVPKPDDTADAVAAAICHGHSRGRRVIK; encoded by the coding sequence ATGAGAATCATAGGTATAGACCCTGGTTATGCCATTATGGGCTGGGGAATTTTAGACCTAAAGGGAAATAAGTTCAGCGTTGTAGATTACGGTTCGATTACAACTGATGCAGGCGTAGAGGCACCTAAGAGACTTCAGCATATATATGCCGAGCTTGGAGCTATTATTGCAAAATATCAGCCTGAGGAAGCTGCGATAGAAGAACTGTTTTTTAATAACAATGCAAAGACGGTAATTCTTGTAGGAGAAGCAAGAGGTATCGCAGTTTTAGCATGTGCAAATGCAGGACTTGAGATATCAGAATATACACCTTTACAGATAAAGCAGGCTCTTGTCGGATACGGAAGGGCTGATAAGAAGCAGGTACAGGCTATGGTTAAGGCAATCCTAAACCTTAAGGAAGTACCTAAGCCTGACGATACTGCAGATGCAGTTGCAGCAGCTATTTGCCACGGACACAGTCGTGGTAGGAGGGTAATTAAGTGA
- a CDS encoding sortase, whose amino-acid sequence MKASTHYSKGAVLVLSFLLAFLMLMPVNTVYAASSYTVTGTETSDELTKVIDGTTVDASGNPYDEIIFPAGTYTFNMTSPVHVRRTVIIKADAGAQVTLNGGDFRGYANSNITFTGTGSFLLMNPNTYGIWSNDASAVFNFDNTNFTIDGAPGFGFYALLGGNTTNIKGGTFTIRNCAQNGNEGGLELDGGALNISDGAQVTFENNGNGTFGDMYMNGQMTVSGVNTKLTINESRGGTTGYAMVIPSSGHLTVDGATVEINTTAAPRGINAAGNANEVIKLINGAKLNVKASSGVARSGIRRAKIVVDQNSSLNVEGYAYALDGSILVANDLAHVTLKGTTSDNGSAVGFTGGTNGSIIMGGSVLENAATHIVNGVEEAITTNTAVETKPVNAAGEELTRFDITGIANGTINIASDPDNPSHSGYTYRVGEVHDGTAYVWAPASKVNFWESKEAFDNADATKLIKTLLTIRGNNLELVGATLPTTNAPAGKVFSHWQDVATGQSFDSTTAISKTVANVYAVYKDKPAQPVKPPVKPVKAKAPNTGDNSSIIYGAILTSSFLALMLAGKLRRRA is encoded by the coding sequence ATGAAAGCTTCAACTCACTATAGCAAAGGGGCAGTGCTTGTTCTGTCATTTTTGCTTGCTTTTTTGATGCTGATGCCAGTAAATACAGTATATGCAGCTAGTTCGTATACTGTTACAGGCACTGAAACATCAGATGAATTAACAAAAGTTATCGACGGAACGACAGTCGATGCATCAGGCAATCCATACGATGAAATCATCTTCCCAGCAGGAACATATACATTTAATATGACATCTCCTGTGCACGTTAGAAGAACTGTGATAATCAAAGCTGATGCGGGGGCACAGGTTACACTTAACGGTGGAGATTTTAGAGGATATGCTAACTCAAATATCACTTTTACAGGTACAGGTAGCTTTCTTTTGATGAATCCAAACACCTATGGCATATGGTCAAATGATGCATCTGCAGTATTTAACTTTGATAACACTAACTTTACTATTGATGGAGCTCCAGGCTTTGGCTTCTATGCTTTGCTTGGTGGAAACACAACAAACATCAAAGGTGGAACATTCACAATCAGAAACTGTGCACAGAATGGAAATGAAGGCGGACTTGAATTAGATGGTGGTGCACTTAATATATCAGATGGTGCTCAGGTTACTTTCGAAAATAATGGAAACGGAACCTTTGGCGATATGTACATGAATGGACAAATGACTGTTTCGGGTGTAAACACTAAGCTTACAATAAATGAGAGCAGAGGTGGAACAACTGGATATGCTATGGTAATACCTAGCTCTGGCCATTTAACAGTTGATGGAGCTACAGTAGAAATTAATACAACTGCAGCACCTAGAGGGATAAATGCAGCAGGCAACGCAAATGAAGTAATCAAACTAATAAACGGTGCAAAGCTCAATGTAAAGGCATCTAGTGGTGTAGCAAGAAGCGGAATAAGAAGGGCAAAAATCGTGGTAGATCAGAATAGTTCTTTGAATGTAGAAGGCTATGCGTACGCACTTGATGGAAGCATTCTAGTAGCAAACGATTTAGCTCACGTTACACTAAAGGGAACTACAAGTGATAATGGCTCTGCAGTTGGCTTCACTGGAGGAACAAATGGATCTATAATCATGGGCGGTTCAGTTTTAGAAAATGCAGCTACTCATATAGTAAACGGAGTTGAGGAAGCAATAACAACAAATACAGCTGTTGAGACTAAGCCGGTTAATGCTGCAGGAGAGGAACTGACTCGCTTTGATATAACAGGTATTGCAAACGGCACAATAAATATTGCATCTGATCCTGATAATCCTAGTCATTCAGGATATACATATAGAGTAGGAGAGGTACATGATGGAACTGCATATGTTTGGGCTCCTGCATCAAAGGTAAACTTCTGGGAAAGCAAAGAAGCCTTTGATAATGCTGATGCAACAAAGCTTATAAAAACGCTTCTTACCATACGTGGAAATAATTTGGAGCTCGTAGGCGCTACGCTTCCTACAACAAATGCCCCAGCAGGAAAAGTATTCTCACATTGGCAGGATGTTGCAACTGGCCAGAGTTTTGATTCTACAACAGCTATATCAAAGACGGTAGCCAATGTATATGCTGTCTATAAGGACAAACCAGCTCAACCTGTAAAACCACCAGTAAAACCTGTTAAAGCAAAAGCACCAAATACTGGTGACAATTCTTCAATTATCTATGGAGCTATTCTAACAAGCTCATTTTTAGCACTTATGCTAGCTGGAAAATTAAGAAGAAGAGCCTAA
- a CDS encoding queuine tRNA-ribosyltransferase, translating into MKHAVSYELKKKDKNSGARRGVLHTPHGDIQTPVFMPVGTQATVKAMTPEQVEATGARLILGNTYHLFLRPGHEIVREAGGLHKFMNWNHAILTDSGGFQVFSLGKLRKISEEGVTFRSHIDGSKKFISPEIAIEIQNALGADIIMAFDECAPYPADRRYVEASLNRTTRWLKRCKDAHKDIEKQSLFGIMQGGMYSDLRKMSAEQIVELDLPGYAIGGLSVGEPKELMIEVLDSCVDYLPKEKARYLMGVGTVDYIFEGVERGIDMFDCVQPTRIARHGMATTANGKVNIKNAKYERDFSPLDNECDCYTCRNFSKAYLRHLFKANEMLCSTLLSIHNIHFLEKMMEGIQKAIEEDRFLEYKKEFYDKYGEF; encoded by the coding sequence ATGAAACATGCAGTCAGCTATGAGCTGAAGAAGAAAGATAAGAATAGCGGGGCACGTAGAGGTGTGCTTCATACTCCGCACGGTGATATCCAAACACCAGTGTTTATGCCAGTCGGAACCCAGGCAACAGTAAAAGCAATGACGCCTGAGCAGGTAGAAGCCACTGGTGCTAGACTAATTTTGGGTAATACATATCATCTTTTCCTAAGACCTGGACATGAGATTGTAAGGGAAGCTGGCGGTCTTCACAAGTTTATGAACTGGAACCATGCTATCTTGACAGATAGCGGTGGATTTCAGGTATTTTCTTTAGGTAAGCTTAGAAAGATTTCTGAGGAAGGCGTAACCTTCAGAAGCCATATAGACGGATCAAAGAAGTTCATCTCACCAGAGATTGCTATTGAGATTCAAAATGCACTCGGTGCTGACATAATAATGGCCTTTGATGAATGTGCACCTTATCCAGCAGATAGGCGCTATGTTGAAGCTTCCCTAAATAGGACAACAAGATGGCTAAAGCGCTGCAAGGATGCTCATAAAGATATTGAAAAACAGTCCCTATTTGGAATCATGCAGGGCGGAATGTACAGTGATTTACGTAAGATGAGCGCAGAGCAGATAGTTGAGCTTGATTTGCCAGGATATGCGATAGGTGGTCTTTCTGTTGGAGAACCTAAGGAACTTATGATAGAAGTGCTCGATAGCTGCGTTGATTATCTTCCAAAAGAGAAGGCTAGATATTTGATGGGTGTTGGTACTGTTGACTACATCTTTGAGGGTGTTGAGCGTGGAATAGATATGTTTGACTGCGTTCAGCCTACCAGAATAGCAAGACATGGAATGGCGACAACGGCGAACGGTAAGGTAAACATCAAAAATGCTAAGTATGAGAGAGACTTCTCACCACTCGATAATGAATGTGATTGCTATACATGTAGAAACTTCTCAAAAGCATACTTGCGTCACCTTTTTAAGGCAAATGAGATGCTTTGTAGCACACTTTTGTCAATCCATAATATTCACTTCCTAGAGAAGATGATGGAGGGCATACAGAAGGCAATAGAAGAAGATAGATTTTTAGAATACAAGAAAGAGTTTTACGATAAATATGGAGAATTTTAG
- a CDS encoding ATP-dependent DNA helicase RuvB, translating to MEDRITKTSANEFEERQEVGLRPQRLDDFIGQSHVKENLKIFIEAAKLRGEPLDHVLFYGPPGLGKTTLAGIIANELGVDIKITSGPAIGRAADLAAILTNLNENDVLFIDEIHRLNRSVEEVLYSAMEDYALDIVIGKGPSARSIRLDIARFTLIGATTRAGSLSAPLRDRFGVIDKFEVYGSDELINIIGRSASLLGVTTDEDALYEMARCSRGTPRVANRILKRVRDFAQVSGKSHIDFETAQRSLAALGVDALGLEKLDREILDAIITRFNGGPVGIDTIAASIGEERITIEDAYEPYLIQQGLLYRTQKGRMATELAYKHLGIAYSGDKNIDAQEDSAE from the coding sequence ATGGAAGATAGAATTACAAAAACAAGTGCCAATGAATTTGAGGAGAGACAGGAGGTCGGTCTTAGACCGCAGCGTCTTGATGATTTCATCGGTCAGAGCCATGTCAAAGAGAATCTAAAGATATTTATAGAGGCTGCAAAGCTAAGAGGTGAGCCACTGGACCATGTTTTGTTCTACGGCCCTCCAGGACTTGGTAAGACAACACTTGCGGGAATTATTGCAAATGAGCTTGGTGTTGATATTAAGATTACTTCTGGCCCTGCCATTGGAAGAGCTGCAGATCTTGCCGCCATTTTGACTAATCTAAACGAAAACGATGTTCTTTTTATAGATGAGATACATAGACTTAATAGATCTGTTGAGGAAGTCCTTTATTCTGCAATGGAGGACTATGCTCTTGATATAGTTATAGGAAAAGGACCGTCTGCAAGGTCGATAAGACTCGATATAGCAAGGTTTACTTTGATAGGTGCAACTACGAGGGCCGGTAGTCTGTCTGCACCTCTAAGAGATAGATTTGGCGTCATAGACAAGTTCGAAGTATATGGAAGCGATGAGCTTATCAATATTATTGGTAGGTCTGCATCCTTGCTTGGGGTGACGACAGATGAAGATGCACTTTATGAGATGGCGAGATGTTCAAGAGGAACTCCTCGTGTTGCAAATAGGATACTTAAGCGCGTAAGGGACTTTGCTCAGGTTAGCGGAAAATCACATATTGACTTTGAAACGGCTCAGCGGTCACTTGCTGCTCTTGGTGTTGATGCTCTTGGTCTTGAGAAGCTAGATAGAGAGATTTTAGATGCGATTATAACAAGGTTTAACGGTGGTCCAGTGGGTATAGATACAATTGCTGCGTCGATTGGTGAGGAGAGAATTACCATCGAAGACGCCTACGAGCCATATTTGATACAGCAAGGATTGCTTTATAGAACGCAGAAGGGCAGAATGGCTACTGAGCTTGCCTATAAGCACCTTGGAATCGCCTATAGCGGTGACAAAAACATCGATGCACAAGAAGATAGTGCAGAGTAA